The Streptomyces sp. NL15-2K genome contains a region encoding:
- a CDS encoding BMP family ABC transporter substrate-binding protein produces the protein MKIRRTWRGNKRDDSRGKPARKAAVARVTAATAGALRGRRGWAAGGAGVLVLVVVVGAWLLTGDQDGPPDPRARQYAEVDACLLTGEEGITQGTTAASVWEGMQKASLETLARVNYVPVTGPQSVDNAGPFFNSLIQRQCEVVLAVGTSQVQVTRAAAAKHPEVHFVVVDGTSGTKAAKAVKAGNVTVAKPDGKLHETVAESIRRAVRMAEK, from the coding sequence ATGAAGATCCGGCGTACCTGGCGCGGGAACAAGCGCGACGACAGCAGGGGCAAGCCCGCGCGCAAGGCGGCCGTCGCCCGTGTGACGGCCGCGACCGCGGGTGCGTTGCGGGGCCGCAGGGGCTGGGCCGCGGGCGGTGCGGGTGTCCTCGTGCTCGTGGTGGTGGTGGGCGCGTGGCTGCTCACCGGCGACCAGGACGGGCCCCCTGATCCGCGTGCGCGCCAGTACGCGGAGGTCGACGCGTGCCTGCTGACGGGGGAGGAGGGCATCACGCAGGGCACGACTGCCGCTTCCGTGTGGGAGGGAATGCAGAAGGCGTCCCTGGAGACCCTGGCCCGGGTCAACTACGTGCCGGTCACGGGGCCGCAGTCGGTGGACAATGCCGGGCCGTTCTTCAACAGCCTGATCCAGCGGCAGTGCGAAGTCGTCCTGGCGGTCGGCACCTCGCAGGTTCAGGTCACGCGGGCCGCCGCCGCGAAACACCCCGAGGTGCACTTCGTCGTGGTGGACGGCACGTCGGGCACGAAGGCGGCCAAGGCGGTCAAGGCCGGAAACGTCACCGTCGCGAAGCCCGACGGGAAGCTCCACGAGACGGTGGCTGAATCGATCCGGCGGGCCGTGCGGATGGCCGAAAAGTGA
- a CDS encoding LamG-like jellyroll fold domain-containing protein yields the protein MLTTETAAASGATLSAVKMPELSLSGLWKWATEPSSADTPDQEGGTARGKSHRASAEATSADRGVGREPGEGKGQLDAYERPVDRPEKTATGAGPITGKSFDPRTSERDAEKSTATSDYYVNADGSTTIRHYNGRANFKAADGTWKPIDTTLVEDKDGRFEQKANSLDVGFAANAADEQLASVDFGAGRTLAYSLRGARKAVAAEDEGGVVVYADVLPETDVQLVPIAEGFKENLVLHSRDAANSWVFSLDAKGLTPRVAKDGGVEFTDADGKVTATIPHGFMEDARVDQRSGDGTRSQEVSYELTTVDGEPALRMTADRAWLDDPERVYPVTVDPTTVLAASEATYVQSDLSANRSAESQIKVGSYDSGTNKANSFLQFSSLSSTIAGQKVSAATLNVWALWSSTCTATPFSVYPVTQSWSPSTTTTYPGPAYGSAIGSATVNPGSSCTNTSGSTGVGVKMPVTLSTSWFTQVATGGANYGLAMTAPTTDNLHWKKFHSEDSATSGWRPSLDLTYAPNTKPQVNAQYPPENFQANTLRPELLVYAQDADKWPNAALTYTFEVYDADSGSTTPVATSGALSKSSWKIPAGKLKWSKNYAWYVGVSDGYEEVTYSSRFTTAVPQPPVTSGLAQNTDGHEFDPSDANYTTEDTDADVEVVGPSLQIDRSYNSLDPRIDGAFGAGWSTVADMKAAEVKDPAGTVTSVILTYPGGEQVAFGRNSDGTFQPPLGRYARLQSVTGGYTLTDKDFTEYAFKQATAKTGTYAISGIKDFAGRTETFTYNASKQLTKITNETSKRSLTLSWATPTGATAAHVATVATDPSTPGDSNSAQTWQYNYSGDQLTKVCPPADWSKCTAYTYATGNHYRTTVLDADPYAYWRLGEASGATVAKDTVDSSQGRYNGLYHNVTLGSSSVLAGSTQTTATFNGSTSYVEMPSAPGATPSYMTVSLWFKTTTAGGVLFYYGDKPLSDADPVNNTTKNTPAVYVGTDGKLRGCLAMSPSCSPNIASGATVTDGQWHNAVLTGQANSQTLYLDGVAQGSLTGTINDWEQPYISLGAGVNTQGWPAMDPSDQLGHYAGQMAEAAIYSEPLDPSVITAQYQAAKRSAGLLSKITTPGLKNQAQVVYSTTDDLVTQATDGDGGTWKLNPPTVTGSSQVYRSAVMGSAPSGYWRLADTQGAAQAANEIHTGVGTYSTVTQGVTGPFATGDVTAASFNGTSSYAEIPFTPWHGSSQRAVELWFKTGTPGVILSDQSQPPTGTTPTGSWNPLLYVGADGKLHGHWWSVSGSGGTAFGSTNTVNDNKWHHAVLSASGTTQTLYLDGAKQADFSGEAKDQSNTRTFVGAGFGKSWYSSPGDVSFFKGSIAEVAAYGHALSEDQVEQHWSAYKASSGIAPVRTVTLTDPTDKTLTYVYDAEMGNRLLAAIDTNGKRTTYGYDTGGFLHTVTDANGNRSITGHDVRGNTVSQTDCQDTAANKCATDYYTYYPDATTAFPPMDPRNDLLLTERDARSASATDNTYLTGYSYDTGGNLLSVTSPPVAGHPNGRTATTTYTTSSTPAAEGGTAVAPAGLVDTVTTPGGKKTKHVYFANGDLAEVTDANGAKVTYTYDNLGRQSAKTEVSDAHPSGLTTSWTYDKNDQVLTETAPSVTNRVTGAVHRAKTTTAYDADGNVTSQSVADLTGGDASRTTSMTYDAYNRLASRTDPGGGVTSFEYDVYGNKVKETDPEQNVNTYTFDAEGRPLTTGLLNHTGDPNNPSAPTTLVQESRAYDPAGRLASITDSMGWVTAYTYTDDGMPATVVRKDPANGKQFVEESNTYDMAGNLIKQVTNDGLTTSTFTVDAADRVASSVLDPTGANRTTKVSYDPDDNVVTETETDPATGDVSTTDSTYDDLGNVTGTTVHDGTTAPVARYKLDETTGFSVGDSSGANHTGSHGTGMHWNADHGGSAVLDGDANSWAKTDGPVVNTAGSYAVSAWVKLTSTTSNYTVVAQDGDYHAGFLLGYVQSANKWAIRIPTRDDASGQLGTQLVYSTAAPAVGTWTHLTSVYDASTAKVSLYVNGALQGTDDVTSPWPANGDLQIGRVKYQGSYTGFWPGGVDDVQIYGQALSASEVSGVYGGTLPAADSSVRSTTWKLDQRGLPVSMTDVNGNTTDYGYDEAAQQTTVTEPVVNAETNGGTSTAVRPVSMMGYNTFGEMTETSDPLGNVMVTAYDAEGQETSTKLPNYTPPGSTTPITATAWNEYNKLGQVTAEVDPLGNRTTYTYTQLGDLAAVTEPGGGTSRFTYDTNGDLLSATRPNGARQESTWDYLGRELTSTDIVRQPTQRAYTAINEYNAPGGELSRMVSPTGVSESYKYDVLGEVTEVTDGAGNVSTFTYNMDGEVLTSKDADGTSTRNTYDGYGQLVATSDLDAAGAVLRTSRAGYDRAGNPVSVTDHRGHTTTFTLDATGLVTKAVEPVSATESVTTTFGYDAAGNRTRFTDGRGNPFITTYNTWGLPESLIEPSTPAHPDAADRTFTTVYDANGRAKEQRSPGGVVVTNEYDAKNRLTRQTGAGAEAATVDHTYAYDSDDRVTAVAGVDTELNTFSYDDRGLLLSTSGPSGTSSFAYDGDGAMTSRTDEAGTSTYGYDTAGRLKTVNDGATGSTMTYSYNTDNNVKQVDYGAGKSKREFSYDALERLTSDKLTSPSGAVLSSISYGWDDNDNLTSKTTTGVAGASSNTYAYDRANRLTSWNNGTTTEVYGYDASGNRTRVGGDTYTYDARNRLTSDGHSTYAYTARGTLRSITDEGGVQTPVKADAFNRVISEGDRTYTYDGLDRVLNAKDELGVEAFAFKYSGAGNDVASDGSAVYSRNADGSLVGVKTGVSSVQVLTDIHDDVVGQFTDTGEVLSGSATYTPFGKAAASVGMLGNLGYQSGWTDPATAQVNMAARWYSPQTGQFSSRDTVSNDPLPASVNANQYAYANQNPMTGVDPTGHWFEFVKKAVKKVTKKVKKVAKSAWKKTKHTVKRAAKTVRKAVKKVKRAVKKVSRKVYRTVRKTVRYVNDSVKKVKRYVKRTYKRVKRYAHKVVHHVKKTVRKVAKAVKHVAKKAVKTAKKAVKKIGRAVKKAAKASANFVKQHAATIVSVAVGVVVFAGCTAATAGAGVIGCAALAGAAANGVGYLMSDGPKSVGGFLGAVAIGAATGALGGAAGGAASGAVGRLLAGVGGKVAQGAAMGAAGGAAEGAVGYGVSCAASEEGCSASGAAKASAVGAVTGGVFGAAVSKYGPKSRQQPEPDSAPASGPSCRVPHSFTGLTGVLMANGMVKPISEVKAGDYVLTAEPGKKKKEKHRVKEVIVTKTDRNYVDVIVDTKVGPKTIQTTKHHQFYEVSRNAWTQAGDLKAGYKLQNGDGGPTKIAEVKAYTAQRVTYDLSVDGLHTYHVLAGATPVLVHNCGTTPPGVACNCAPGTGAGPADVPIRNSGPWTRSDIIRGSLGLRPNQLGDRIEIHHADQMPGSAIHELDQNVHRGAGTDLHRNPHNQGVTKDMRKEDTQLHWWYRSQEQGWGTYSPDHWFDNWPG from the coding sequence ATGCTCACCACCGAGACGGCGGCGGCCTCCGGGGCCACGCTGTCGGCTGTGAAAATGCCCGAGTTGTCGCTGTCCGGCCTGTGGAAATGGGCCACCGAGCCCTCCTCGGCGGACACCCCGGACCAGGAGGGCGGCACCGCTCGCGGCAAGAGCCACCGCGCCTCGGCCGAGGCCACCAGCGCCGACCGCGGTGTCGGTCGCGAGCCCGGCGAGGGCAAGGGGCAACTCGACGCCTACGAGCGCCCGGTCGACCGGCCCGAGAAGACCGCCACCGGCGCAGGCCCGATCACGGGCAAGAGCTTCGACCCGCGCACCAGCGAGCGCGACGCCGAGAAGTCCACGGCCACGTCGGACTACTACGTCAACGCCGACGGCTCCACCACGATCCGCCACTACAACGGCCGCGCCAACTTCAAGGCGGCCGACGGCACCTGGAAGCCGATCGACACCACCCTGGTCGAGGACAAGGACGGCCGGTTCGAGCAGAAGGCCAACTCCCTCGACGTCGGGTTCGCCGCGAACGCCGCCGACGAGCAGCTGGCCTCCGTCGACTTCGGAGCCGGCCGGACCCTGGCGTACTCGCTGCGGGGCGCGCGGAAGGCCGTGGCGGCCGAGGACGAGGGCGGCGTCGTCGTCTACGCCGACGTGCTGCCCGAGACGGACGTGCAACTCGTCCCCATCGCCGAAGGCTTCAAGGAGAACCTCGTCCTGCATTCCAGGGACGCGGCCAACTCCTGGGTCTTCTCGCTGGATGCGAAGGGCCTGACGCCGCGCGTTGCCAAGGACGGGGGCGTGGAGTTCACCGACGCCGACGGCAAGGTGACCGCCACCATTCCCCATGGCTTCATGGAGGACGCCAGGGTCGACCAGCGGTCCGGTGACGGCACCCGCTCCCAGGAGGTCTCCTACGAGCTGACCACCGTGGACGGCGAGCCGGCGCTGCGGATGACCGCCGACCGGGCCTGGCTGGACGACCCCGAGCGGGTCTACCCGGTCACCGTCGACCCGACGACGGTCCTCGCCGCGAGCGAAGCGACGTATGTGCAGTCCGACCTCAGCGCCAATCGCTCCGCGGAGAGCCAGATCAAGGTCGGTTCGTACGACTCGGGCACCAACAAGGCCAACTCCTTCCTGCAGTTCTCGTCACTGAGCTCGACGATCGCGGGCCAGAAGGTCTCCGCGGCGACCCTCAACGTCTGGGCGCTGTGGTCCTCGACGTGCACCGCCACGCCGTTCTCCGTGTACCCGGTGACCCAGTCGTGGTCGCCGTCGACCACCACGACGTACCCAGGTCCGGCCTACGGCTCCGCCATCGGCTCCGCCACGGTCAACCCGGGCTCCTCGTGCACCAACACCAGTGGCAGCACCGGCGTCGGTGTGAAGATGCCGGTGACGCTGTCCACGTCGTGGTTCACCCAGGTCGCCACCGGCGGTGCCAACTACGGCCTCGCGATGACCGCGCCGACCACGGACAACCTGCACTGGAAGAAGTTCCACTCCGAGGACTCGGCCACCTCCGGCTGGCGCCCGTCTCTGGACCTGACCTACGCGCCCAACACCAAGCCGCAGGTCAACGCCCAGTACCCGCCCGAGAACTTCCAGGCCAACACCCTGCGCCCGGAGCTGCTGGTCTACGCGCAGGACGCGGACAAGTGGCCGAACGCGGCCCTGACGTACACCTTCGAGGTCTACGACGCCGACTCCGGCAGCACCACGCCGGTGGCCACCTCCGGCGCCCTCTCCAAGAGCAGCTGGAAGATACCCGCCGGCAAGCTCAAGTGGTCCAAGAACTACGCCTGGTACGTGGGGGTGAGCGACGGCTACGAGGAGGTGACGTACTCCAGCCGCTTCACCACCGCCGTGCCGCAGCCGCCGGTGACCTCGGGCCTGGCCCAGAACACCGACGGCCATGAGTTCGATCCGTCCGACGCGAACTACACCACCGAGGACACCGACGCGGACGTGGAGGTGGTCGGCCCCTCGCTGCAGATCGACCGCTCCTACAACAGCCTCGACCCGCGGATCGACGGCGCGTTCGGCGCCGGCTGGTCGACGGTCGCGGACATGAAGGCGGCCGAGGTCAAGGACCCGGCGGGCACGGTCACCAGCGTGATCCTCACCTATCCGGGCGGTGAGCAGGTCGCCTTCGGCCGCAACAGTGACGGAACGTTTCAGCCCCCGCTGGGCCGTTACGCCCGTCTGCAGTCGGTGACCGGCGGCTACACACTGACGGACAAGGACTTCACGGAGTACGCCTTCAAGCAGGCCACCGCGAAGACCGGCACCTATGCGATATCCGGCATCAAGGACTTCGCGGGCCGCACCGAGACGTTCACGTACAACGCGTCCAAGCAGCTGACCAAGATCACCAACGAGACGTCCAAGCGGTCCCTGACCCTCTCCTGGGCCACCCCCACGGGCGCCACCGCCGCACATGTCGCGACGGTCGCCACCGACCCGTCCACCCCGGGGGACTCCAACTCCGCCCAGACCTGGCAGTACAACTACAGCGGCGACCAGCTGACCAAGGTCTGCCCGCCGGCCGACTGGTCCAAGTGCACCGCGTACACCTACGCCACCGGCAACCACTACCGCACCACGGTGCTGGACGCCGACCCGTACGCCTACTGGCGCCTGGGCGAAGCGTCCGGAGCCACCGTCGCCAAGGACACGGTCGACAGCAGCCAGGGCCGCTACAACGGCCTCTACCACAACGTGACCCTGGGCAGTTCCTCCGTTCTCGCGGGCTCCACCCAGACCACGGCCACGTTCAACGGCAGCACCTCGTACGTGGAGATGCCGTCCGCACCGGGTGCTACGCCGTCGTACATGACCGTCTCGCTGTGGTTCAAGACGACCACGGCCGGAGGCGTGCTGTTCTATTACGGCGACAAGCCGCTGAGCGACGCCGACCCGGTGAACAACACGACGAAGAACACCCCCGCGGTGTACGTCGGCACCGACGGCAAGCTGCGCGGCTGCCTGGCCATGTCGCCCAGCTGCAGCCCCAACATCGCCTCCGGCGCCACCGTCACCGACGGTCAGTGGCACAACGCGGTCCTCACCGGTCAGGCCAACAGCCAGACCCTCTACCTCGACGGCGTGGCGCAGGGCTCCCTCACCGGCACCATCAACGACTGGGAGCAGCCCTACATCTCGCTCGGCGCGGGCGTGAACACCCAGGGCTGGCCGGCCATGGACCCCAGCGACCAGCTCGGGCACTACGCCGGTCAGATGGCCGAGGCCGCCATCTACTCCGAGCCGCTCGACCCGTCGGTGATCACCGCGCAGTACCAGGCCGCCAAGCGGTCCGCCGGTCTGCTCAGCAAGATCACCACGCCCGGTCTGAAGAACCAGGCCCAGGTCGTCTACAGCACCACCGACGACCTGGTCACGCAGGCCACGGACGGCGACGGCGGCACCTGGAAGCTCAACCCGCCCACGGTCACCGGCTCCTCGCAGGTCTACCGCTCCGCCGTGATGGGCTCCGCCCCCTCCGGCTACTGGCGACTGGCCGACACCCAGGGCGCCGCGCAGGCCGCCAACGAGATCCACACCGGCGTCGGCACGTACAGCACCGTCACCCAGGGCGTGACGGGTCCCTTCGCCACGGGTGACGTCACCGCCGCGTCCTTCAACGGCACCTCCTCGTACGCCGAGATCCCGTTCACCCCGTGGCACGGCTCGTCCCAGCGCGCCGTCGAGCTGTGGTTCAAGACCGGCACCCCGGGCGTGATCCTGTCCGACCAGTCGCAGCCGCCCACCGGCACCACCCCGACCGGCAGCTGGAACCCGCTGCTGTACGTCGGCGCCGACGGCAAGCTGCACGGCCACTGGTGGAGCGTCTCCGGCTCCGGCGGCACCGCCTTCGGGTCCACGAACACCGTCAACGACAACAAGTGGCACCACGCCGTCCTGTCCGCCTCGGGCACGACCCAGACCCTGTACCTCGACGGTGCCAAGCAGGCCGACTTCAGCGGAGAGGCCAAGGACCAGTCCAACACCCGCACCTTCGTCGGCGCGGGTTTCGGCAAGTCCTGGTACAGCTCGCCCGGTGACGTGAGCTTCTTCAAGGGCTCCATCGCCGAGGTCGCGGCATACGGCCACGCGCTGAGCGAGGACCAGGTCGAGCAGCACTGGTCGGCGTACAAGGCCTCCTCCGGCATCGCCCCGGTGCGCACGGTCACCCTCACCGACCCGACCGACAAGACGCTGACGTACGTCTACGACGCGGAGATGGGCAACCGTCTGCTGGCCGCGATCGACACCAACGGCAAGCGGACGACGTACGGCTACGACACGGGCGGCTTCCTGCACACCGTGACCGACGCCAACGGCAACCGCAGCATCACCGGTCACGACGTCCGCGGCAACACGGTCTCCCAGACCGACTGCCAGGACACGGCCGCGAACAAGTGCGCCACGGACTACTACACGTACTATCCGGACGCGACCACCGCCTTCCCGCCGATGGACCCGCGCAACGACCTGCTCCTGACCGAGCGGGACGCCCGTTCCGCGTCCGCCACGGACAACACCTATCTGACCGGCTACAGCTATGACACCGGCGGCAACCTGCTGTCGGTGACCAGCCCGCCGGTGGCCGGGCATCCGAACGGCCGCACCGCCACCACCACGTACACCACGTCCTCGACCCCGGCGGCCGAGGGCGGTACGGCGGTGGCGCCGGCCGGTCTCGTGGACACGGTGACGACGCCGGGCGGCAAGAAGACCAAGCACGTCTACTTCGCCAACGGCGACCTCGCCGAGGTCACCGACGCCAATGGCGCCAAGGTCACGTACACGTACGACAACCTGGGCCGGCAGTCCGCCAAGACCGAGGTGTCCGACGCCCATCCGAGTGGCCTGACCACGTCCTGGACGTACGACAAGAACGACCAGGTGCTCACCGAGACCGCCCCCTCGGTCACCAACCGGGTCACCGGTGCGGTCCACCGGGCGAAGACGACCACGGCCTACGACGCCGACGGCAACGTCACCTCGCAGAGCGTCGCCGACCTGACCGGCGGTGACGCCTCGCGGACCACGTCGATGACGTACGACGCCTACAACCGTCTCGCCTCGCGGACGGACCCGGGTGGCGGCGTCACGTCGTTCGAGTACGACGTCTACGGCAACAAGGTGAAGGAGACCGACCCCGAGCAGAACGTCAACACCTACACCTTCGACGCCGAGGGCCGGCCGCTGACGACCGGTCTGCTCAACCACACCGGCGACCCGAACAACCCGTCGGCGCCGACGACGCTGGTGCAGGAGTCGCGGGCGTACGACCCGGCGGGCCGGCTCGCGTCGATCACCGACTCGATGGGGTGGGTGACCGCGTACACCTACACCGACGACGGCATGCCGGCGACGGTCGTACGCAAGGATCCGGCGAACGGCAAGCAGTTCGTCGAGGAGTCCAACACCTACGACATGGCCGGGAACCTGATCAAGCAGGTGACCAACGACGGCCTGACCACGAGCACCTTCACGGTGGACGCGGCCGACCGCGTCGCGTCGTCGGTGCTCGACCCGACGGGGGCCAACCGCACCACCAAGGTCTCCTACGACCCGGACGACAACGTCGTGACGGAGACGGAGACCGATCCGGCGACGGGTGACGTCAGCACGACGGACTCCACGTACGACGACCTCGGCAACGTCACGGGCACCACGGTGCACGACGGCACCACGGCTCCGGTGGCGCGCTACAAGCTCGACGAGACCACCGGCTTCTCCGTCGGGGACTCGTCCGGCGCCAACCACACCGGTTCCCACGGCACCGGCATGCACTGGAACGCCGACCACGGCGGCAGCGCGGTTCTCGACGGCGATGCGAACTCGTGGGCGAAGACGGACGGTCCGGTCGTGAACACGGCCGGAAGCTACGCGGTCTCCGCATGGGTCAAGCTCACCTCCACCACGTCGAACTACACGGTGGTCGCACAGGACGGCGACTACCACGCCGGATTCCTGCTGGGCTACGTCCAGTCGGCGAACAAGTGGGCCATCCGCATCCCGACCCGCGACGACGCCTCCGGCCAGCTCGGCACCCAGCTGGTGTACTCCACCGCTGCTCCGGCCGTCGGTACATGGACCCACCTGACGTCCGTCTACGACGCCTCGACGGCCAAGGTCTCGCTGTATGTCAACGGTGCCCTGCAGGGCACCGACGACGTCACATCCCCCTGGCCGGCCAACGGGGACCTGCAGATCGGCCGGGTCAAGTACCAGGGCTCGTACACCGGCTTCTGGCCGGGCGGTGTCGACGACGTCCAGATCTACGGCCAGGCCCTGTCGGCCTCCGAGGTCTCGGGGGTCTACGGCGGCACCCTGCCGGCGGCAGACAGTTCGGTCCGGTCCACCACCTGGAAGCTGGACCAGCGCGGTCTGCCCGTGTCGATGACCGACGTCAACGGCAACACCACCGACTACGGCTACGACGAGGCCGCCCAGCAGACCACCGTCACCGAGCCGGTCGTCAACGCCGAGACGAACGGCGGCACTTCCACGGCCGTTCGCCCGGTGTCGATGATGGGGTACAACACCTTCGGCGAGATGACCGAGACCTCCGACCCGCTCGGCAACGTCATGGTCACGGCCTACGACGCCGAGGGCCAGGAGACCTCGACCAAGCTGCCGAACTACACCCCGCCGGGGTCCACGACACCGATCACGGCCACGGCCTGGAACGAGTACAACAAGCTCGGCCAGGTCACGGCGGAGGTCGACCCGCTGGGCAACCGCACGACGTACACGTACACCCAGCTCGGCGATCTGGCCGCGGTGACCGAGCCGGGCGGCGGCACGTCGAGGTTCACGTACGACACCAACGGCGACCTGCTGTCGGCGACCCGGCCGAACGGGGCGCGTCAGGAGTCCACCTGGGACTACCTGGGGCGTGAACTGACCAGCACGGACATCGTGCGTCAGCCGACGCAGCGGGCGTACACGGCGATCAACGAGTACAACGCGCCCGGCGGCGAGCTGTCCCGCATGGTGAGCCCGACGGGTGTGTCGGAGTCGTACAAGTACGACGTCCTGGGCGAGGTCACCGAGGTGACCGACGGCGCGGGCAACGTGTCGACGTTCACCTACAACATGGACGGAGAGGTCCTCACCTCCAAGGACGCCGACGGCACCAGCACCAGGAACACCTACGACGGTTACGGCCAGCTCGTCGCCACGAGCGACCTGGACGCGGCCGGCGCGGTGCTGCGCACCAGCCGCGCGGGTTATGACCGAGCGGGCAACCCGGTGTCGGTGACCGACCACCGCGGCCACACCACCACGTTCACGCTCGATGCCACGGGTCTGGTGACCAAGGCGGTGGAGCCGGTCTCGGCGACCGAGTCGGTCACGACGACGTTCGGCTATGACGCGGCGGGCAACCGTACGCGGTTCACCGACGGCCGGGGCAATCCGTTCATCACCACCTACAACACCTGGGGGCTGCCCGAGTCGCTGATCGAGCCGTCCACCCCGGCCCATCCCGATGCCGCCGACCGCACCTTCACCACGGTGTACGACGCGAACGGGCGGGCGAAGGAGCAGCGCTCCCCGGGCGGCGTGGTCGTCACCAACGAGTACGACGCCAAGAACCGGCTGACCAGACAGACCGGCGCGGGTGCGGAGGCCGCCACGGTCGACCACACCTACGCGTACGACTCCGACGACCGCGTCACGGCTGTCGCGGGGGTGGACACGGAGCTGAACACCTTCAGCTACGACGACCGCGGTCTGCTCCTGTCCACGTCCGGCCCGTCGGGCACCTCGTCCTTCGCCTACGACGGCGACGGGGCGATGACCTCACGGACGGACGAGGCGGGCACGTCGACCTACGGGTACGACACCGCGGGCCGGCTGAAGACGGTCAACGACGGAGCCACCGGCTCCACGATGACCTACAGCTACAACACCGACAACAACGTCAAGCAGGTCGACTACGGCGCCGGCAAGTCCAAACGCGAGTTCTCCTACGACGCGTTGGAGCGGCTGACCAGCGACAAGCTGACCTCGCCGTCGGGTGCGGTGCTGTCCTCCATCTCCTACGGGTGGGACGACAACGACAACCTGACGTCGAAGACGACGACGGGAGTCGCCGGTGCCTCGTCGAACACGTACGCGTACGACAGGGCGAACCGCCTGACGTCCTGGAACAACGGGACGACGACGGAGGTCTACGGCTACGACGCGTCCGGTAACCGCACACGGGTCGGCGGCGACACGTACACGTACGACGCCCGAAACCGGCTCACCTCGGACGGGCACAGCACGTACGCGTACACCGCGCGGGGCACGCTGAGGTCGATCACGGACGAGGGCGGGGTGCAGACCCCGGTCAAGGCCGATGCCTTCAACCGTGTGATCAGCGAGGGTGACCGGACGTACACCTACGACGGTCTGGACCGTGTCCTGAACGCCAAGGACGAGCTGGGCGTGGAGGCGTTCGCCTTCAAGTACAGCGGGGCCGGCAACGACGTGGCCTCGGACGGTTCGGCCGTCTACAGCCGCAACGCGGACGGTTCGCTGGTCGGCGTGAAGACGGGCGTGTCGTCGGTGCAGGTGCTGACGGACATCCACGACGACGTGGTGGGCCAGTTCACAGACACAGGTGAGGTCCTGTCCGGTTCGGCGACGTACACGCCGTTCGGCAAGGCAGCCGCCTCCGTGGGGATGCTGGGCAATCTGGGCTACCAGTCCGGCTGGACGGACCCGGCCACGGCCCAGGTGAACATGGCCGCGCGCTGGTACTCCCCGCAGACCGGCCAGTTCAGCAGCCGGGACACGGTGAGCAACGACCCGCTGCCGGCGTCGGTGAACGCCAACCAGTACGCCTACGCCAACCAGAACCCGATGACGGGTGTGGACCCGACCGGTCACTGGTTCGAGTTCGTCAAGAAGGCCGTCAAGAAGGTCACGAAGAAGGTCAAGAAGGTCGCGAAGTCGGCCTGGAAGAAGACCAAGCACACCGTCAAGCGGGCGGCGAAGACGGTCCGCAAGGCGGTGAAGAAGGTCAAGCGGGCGGTCAAGAAGGTCTCCCGCAAGGTGTACCGCACGGTCCGCAAGACGGTGCGCTATGTGAACGACAGCGTCAAGAAGGTCAAGAGATACGTCAAACGCACCTACAAACGCGTAAAACGCTACGCCCATAAGGTCGTCCATCACGTCAAGAAGACGGTGCGCAAGGTCGCCAAGGCCGTCAAACATGTGGCGAAGAAGGCGGTCAAGACAGCCAAGAAGGCGGTCAAGAAGATAGGCAGAGCCGTCAAGAAGGCGGCCAAGGCCTCAGCCAACTTCGTCAAGCAGCACGCCGCGACCATCGTCTCGGTGGCGGTGGGCGTGGTGGTCTTCGCCGGCTGCACCGCGGCCACGGCCGGTGCGGGCGTGATCGGCTGCGCGGCGCTTGCGGGCGCGGCGGCCAATGGCGTCGGCTACCTGATGAGCGACGGCCCGAAGTCGGTGGGCGGTTTCCTGGGCGCGGTCGCGATCGGCGCCGCCACAGGCGCCCTCGGCGGCGCGGCCGGCGGCGCGGCCTCCGGTGCGGTGGGCCGCCTGCTCGCCGGGGTCGGCGGGAAGGTGGCCCAGGGCGCGGCGATGGGTGCCGCGGGCGGCGCCGCGGAGGGCGCGGTCGGGTATGGCGTCTCGTGCGCGGCGAGCGAGGAGGGGTGCAGCGCCAGCGGGGCGGCGAAGGCGTCGGCCGTCGGGGCTGTCACCGGTGGTGTGTTCGGGGCGGCGGTCAGTAAGTACGGGCCCAAGTCGAGGCAACAGCCGGAGCCGGACTCGGCACCCGCGTCGGGTCCCAGCTGCCGTGTCCCGCACAGCTTCACTGGCCTGACCGGTGTGCTGATGGCCAACGGCATGGTCAAGCCGATTTCCGAGGTCAAGGCCGGGGACTACGTCCTGACGGCCGAGCCCGGCAAGAAGAAGAAGGAGAAGCACAGGGTCAAGGAGGTGATCGTCACCAAGACCGACCGTAACTACGTCGACGTGATCGTCGATACCAAGGTCGGTCCCAAGACGATCCAGACCACCAAGCACCACCAGTTCTACGAGGTCTCCCGTAACGCCTGGACGCAGGCCGGCGACCTCAAGGCGGGCTACAAGCTCCAGAACGGTGACGGTGGGCCGACCAAGATCGCCGAGGTCAAGGCGTACACGGCACAACGCGTCACCTACGACCTGAGCGTCGACGGCCTGCACACGTACCATGTGCTGGCGGGGGCTACGCCGGTCCTCGTACACAACTGCGGCACCACTCCACCGGGGGTGGCATGTAATTGCGCACCTGGCACGGGTGCGGGCCCAGCGGACGTGCCGATCCGGAATTCTGGTCCTTGGACTCGTTCCGACATTATTCGAGGCTCGCTCGGGCTCCGGCCCAATCAGCTTGGAGATCGGATCGAGATCCATCACGCAGACCAGATGCCTGGTTCGGCGATCCATGAGCTTGATCAAAATGTGCACCGAGGGGCCGGAACGGATCTTCACCGAAATCCGCACAACCAAGGTGTCACGAAGGACATGCGCAAGGAAGACACTCAGTTGCACTGGTGGTACAGATCCCAGGAGCAGGGTTGGGGCACATACAGCCCAGACCACTGGTTCGACAACTGGCCCGGATGA